Proteins from a genomic interval of Pseudomonas asplenii:
- a CDS encoding diguanylate cyclase, protein MIDLELDDFKTVDENVSMVLLVDDQAMIGEAVRRGLATETNIDFHFCADPHQAIAHAIRIKPTVILQDLVMPGLDGLSLVREYRNHPATKDIPIIVLSTKEDPLIKSAAFSAGANDYLVKLPDTIELVARIRYHSRSYMMLLQRDAAYRALRLSQQQLLDTNLVLQRLMNSDGLTGLSNRRHFDEYLELEWRRAQREQAQLSLLMIDVDYFKSYNDSFGHLEGDEALRKVAVAIREASSRPSDLPARYGGEEFSLVLPSTSQGGARLVAEKLRHNVAALKIPHSMPSEGSVLTISIGLSTLIPQQGSNCRELILAADKGLYLAKHNGRNQVGIGQP, encoded by the coding sequence ATGATTGACCTAGAGCTGGATGATTTCAAAACCGTCGATGAAAACGTCTCCATGGTGCTGTTGGTCGATGACCAGGCCATGATCGGCGAGGCCGTGCGTCGTGGGCTTGCCACGGAAACGAACATCGATTTTCATTTCTGTGCCGATCCTCACCAAGCCATCGCCCATGCGATCCGGATCAAGCCGACGGTGATCCTGCAGGACCTGGTGATGCCGGGCCTCGACGGCCTGAGCCTGGTGCGCGAATACCGCAACCACCCGGCGACCAAGGACATTCCGATCATCGTGCTGTCGACCAAGGAGGATCCGCTGATCAAGAGTGCGGCATTTTCTGCAGGCGCCAACGATTATCTGGTCAAACTGCCGGACACCATCGAACTGGTGGCGCGAATCCGCTATCACTCGCGCTCCTACATGATGCTGCTGCAGCGTGATGCCGCCTACCGCGCCTTGCGCCTCAGCCAGCAGCAACTGCTCGATACCAACCTGGTGCTGCAGCGGCTGATGAACTCGGACGGCCTGACCGGGCTGTCCAACCGCCGGCATTTCGACGAATACCTGGAGCTGGAATGGCGCCGGGCCCAGCGCGAGCAGGCACAACTGTCGCTGCTGATGATCGACGTCGATTATTTCAAGTCCTATAACGACAGCTTTGGTCACCTCGAGGGTGACGAAGCGTTGCGCAAGGTCGCGGTGGCCATTCGCGAGGCCAGCAGTCGTCCTTCGGATCTGCCGGCACGCTATGGTGGCGAGGAGTTCTCGCTGGTGCTGCCCAGTACCTCGCAAGGCGGCGCGCGATTGGTGGCCGAGAAGCTGCGCCACAACGTGGCCGCGCTGAAAATTCCGCACAGCATGCCCAGCGAGGGCTCGGTGTTGACCATCAGCATCGGCTTGTCGACCTTGATACCGCAGCAGGGCAGCAACTGTCGGGAACTGATCCTGGCTGCCGACAAGGGGCTCTACCTGGCCAAGCACAATGGGCGTAATCAGGTGGGCATCGGGCAGCCGTAA
- a CDS encoding chemotaxis protein CheW: MSGLTGLNLTHEDAEAIDDCWNRIGIYGDKSCSLLVDHIHCRNCAVYSAAATRLLDRYALLQESHEQVAVVAGEEIVTRSLLMFRLGEEWLGLATRCLVEIAPSRAIHSLPHQRSRALLGVANVRGALVACLSLVELLGLDASVTATPGGRVMPRMLIIAAHGGPVVVPVDEVDGIHAIDQRLLDGASAAGPQASARYTRGVLPFRGRSLRWLDEEQLLSAVTRSLT, encoded by the coding sequence ATGAGCGGTTTGACAGGCTTGAACCTGACCCATGAAGACGCCGAGGCCATCGACGATTGCTGGAACCGTATCGGTATTTACGGCGACAAGTCCTGCTCGCTGCTGGTGGACCATATCCATTGCCGCAACTGTGCGGTGTATTCGGCTGCGGCCACCCGCCTGCTGGATCGTTATGCCCTGTTGCAGGAGAGCCACGAGCAGGTTGCGGTGGTGGCGGGCGAAGAGATCGTCACCCGCTCCCTGTTGATGTTTCGCCTGGGCGAGGAGTGGCTGGGCCTGGCCACGCGTTGCCTGGTGGAGATCGCTCCGTCACGGGCGATTCATTCGCTGCCGCACCAGCGCTCGCGAGCGCTGCTGGGCGTCGCCAATGTGCGCGGAGCGCTCGTGGCCTGCCTGTCGCTGGTGGAACTGCTGGGTTTGGACGCCAGTGTCACGGCCACGCCGGGCGGCCGGGTCATGCCACGCATGCTGATCATTGCGGCCCATGGCGGTCCGGTGGTGGTGCCGGTGGATGAGGTGGACGGCATCCATGCCATCGACCAGCGCCTGCTCGACGGTGCCTCCGCCGCCGGCCCCCAGGCCAGTGCCAGGTACACCCGTGGGGTGTTGCCGTTCAGGGGGCGCAGCCTGCGCTGGCTGGATGAAGAGCAACTGCTGTCGGCCGTGACCCGGAGCCTTACATGA
- the cheB gene encoding chemotaxis response regulator protein-glutamate methylesterase — MRIAIVNDMPMAVEALRRALAFEPAHQVIWVANNGADAVRQCAEDVPDLILMDLIMPVMDGVEATRRIMAESPCAIVIVTVDRQQNVHRVFEAMGHGALDVVDTPAIGGANPRDAAAPLLRKILNISWLIGQSSSRVRSVATRDGNGGTRQKLVAIGSSAGGPAALESLLKGLPVNFPAAIVLVQHVDQVFAAGMAEWLGSACGLPVRLAREGEPPQAGTVLLAGTNHHIRLLQNGTLAYTAEPVNEIYRPSIDVFFESVANYWKGDAVGVLLTGMGRDGAQGLKLMRERGYLTIAQDQDSSAVYGMPKAAAAIDAAVEIRSLNRIAPRLLEIFPT, encoded by the coding sequence ATGAGGATTGCGATCGTCAACGACATGCCCATGGCCGTCGAGGCCTTGCGCCGTGCCTTGGCATTCGAACCGGCCCATCAGGTGATCTGGGTGGCGAACAATGGCGCCGATGCGGTGAGGCAGTGCGCCGAGGACGTCCCGGACCTGATTCTGATGGACCTGATCATGCCGGTCATGGATGGTGTGGAGGCGACACGCCGGATCATGGCCGAATCGCCCTGTGCGATTGTCATCGTTACCGTCGACCGCCAGCAAAACGTGCACCGGGTTTTCGAGGCCATGGGTCACGGCGCGCTGGATGTGGTCGATACGCCGGCCATTGGTGGCGCCAACCCGCGGGACGCCGCCGCGCCACTGTTGCGCAAGATCCTCAATATCAGTTGGCTGATCGGTCAGAGCAGTAGCCGGGTGCGCAGCGTCGCGACGCGTGACGGAAATGGCGGCACTCGGCAGAAATTGGTGGCCATCGGCTCCTCGGCCGGTGGTCCGGCAGCCCTGGAAAGCCTGCTCAAGGGCTTGCCGGTCAATTTTCCTGCGGCGATTGTTCTGGTGCAGCATGTCGACCAGGTGTTCGCTGCCGGCATGGCCGAATGGTTGGGTAGCGCCTGTGGGCTGCCGGTACGCCTGGCCCGTGAAGGCGAGCCGCCGCAGGCCGGTACGGTACTGCTGGCCGGTACCAACCACCACATCCGCTTGTTGCAGAACGGCACGCTGGCCTATACCGCCGAGCCGGTAAACGAGATTTATCGCCCGTCTATTGATGTGTTCTTTGAAAGTGTCGCCAACTACTGGAAAGGTGACGCAGTGGGTGTGCTGCTCACTGGTATGGGACGCGATGGTGCCCAAGGATTGAAGTTGATGCGTGAGCGAGGCTATCTGACGATCGCCCAGGATCAGGATAGCAGCGCGGTGTATGGGATGCCCAAAGCGGCAGCCGCTATCGATGCCGCGGTGGAAATTCGCTCACTTAACAGGATTGCACCACGTTTGCTGGAGATATTTCCAACATGA
- the lysS gene encoding lysine--tRNA ligase yields MSDQQLDPQALQQEENTLIALRKEKLAAERTKGNAFPNDFRRDAYCEDLQKQYVDKTKEELAEAAIPVKVAGRIMLNRGSFMVIQDMSGRIQVYVNRKTLSEETLAAVKTWDLGDIISAEGTLARSGKGDLYVEMTDVRLLTKSLRPLPDKHHGLTDTEQRYRQRYVDLIVNEDTRQTFRVRSQVIAHIRSFMMKRDFMEVETPMLQTIPGGAAAKPFETHHNALDMGMYLRIAPELYLKRLVVGGFERVFEINRNFRNEGVSTRHNPEFTMLEFYQAYADYEDNMDLTEELFRELAQAVLGSTDVPYGDKVFHFGEPFVRLSVFDSILKYNPQLTEADLLDVDKAREIAKKAGAKVLGHEGLGKLQVMIFEELVEHKLEQPHFITEYPFEVSPLARRNDKNPNVTDRFELFIGGREIANAYSELNDAEDQAERFKAQVAEKDAGDDEAMHYDADFVRALEYGMPPTAGEGIGIDRLVMLLTNAPSIRDVILFPHMRPQA; encoded by the coding sequence ATGAGCGACCAACAACTCGACCCGCAAGCCCTGCAACAGGAAGAAAACACGCTGATCGCCCTGCGCAAGGAAAAGCTTGCCGCCGAGCGCACCAAGGGCAATGCCTTCCCCAACGACTTCCGCCGCGACGCCTACTGCGAAGACCTGCAGAAACAGTACGTCGACAAGACCAAGGAAGAGCTGGCAGAGGCAGCGATCCCGGTCAAGGTTGCGGGTCGCATCATGCTCAACCGTGGTTCGTTCATGGTGATCCAGGACATGTCCGGGCGCATCCAGGTCTACGTCAACCGCAAGACGCTCTCGGAAGAGACCCTGGCAGCGGTGAAAACCTGGGACCTGGGCGACATCATCAGCGCCGAAGGCACCCTGGCCCGTTCCGGCAAGGGCGACCTGTACGTCGAGATGACCGATGTGCGCCTGCTGACCAAATCGCTGCGTCCGCTGCCGGACAAGCACCACGGCCTGACCGACACCGAACAGCGTTATCGCCAGCGCTACGTTGACCTGATCGTCAACGAAGACACGCGCCAGACCTTCCGTGTGCGTTCGCAAGTCATCGCCCACATCCGCAGCTTCATGATGAAGCGCGACTTCATGGAAGTCGAAACGCCGATGCTGCAGACCATTCCGGGCGGTGCTGCGGCCAAGCCGTTCGAAACCCACCACAATGCGCTGGACATGGGCATGTACCTGCGTATCGCGCCGGAGCTGTACCTCAAGCGTCTGGTGGTCGGTGGCTTCGAGCGCGTGTTCGAGATCAACCGCAACTTCCGTAATGAAGGTGTATCGACCCGGCATAACCCCGAGTTCACCATGCTCGAGTTCTACCAGGCCTACGCCGACTACGAAGACAACATGGACCTGACCGAAGAGCTGTTCCGTGAACTGGCTCAGGCCGTTCTGGGCAGCACCGACGTGCCCTATGGCGACAAGGTGTTCCACTTCGGCGAGCCATTCGTGCGTCTGTCGGTGTTCGACTCGATCCTCAAGTACAACCCGCAACTGACCGAAGCCGACCTGCTGGACGTCGACAAGGCTCGCGAAATCGCGAAAAAGGCTGGCGCCAAGGTGTTGGGCCACGAAGGCCTGGGCAAGCTGCAGGTGATGATTTTCGAAGAGCTGGTCGAGCACAAGCTGGAGCAGCCGCACTTCATTACCGAGTATCCGTTCGAAGTTTCGCCTCTGGCGCGTCGCAACGACAAGAACCCGAATGTCACCGATCGCTTCGAGCTGTTCATCGGTGGCCGTGAAATCGCCAACGCCTACTCGGAGTTGAACGACGCCGAAGATCAGGCCGAGCGCTTCAAGGCTCAGGTGGCGGAGAAGGATGCCGGCGACGACGAAGCCATGCACTACGATGCCGATTTCGTCCGCGCGCTGGAGTACGGCATGCCGCCGACCGCCGGTGAAGGTATCGGTATCGACCGCCTGGTGATGCTGCTGACCAACGCCCCGTCGATCCGCGACGTGATCCTGTTCCCGCACATGCGGCCGCAAGCGTAA
- a CDS encoding hybrid sensor histidine kinase/response regulator has translation MTPDQMRDSSLLELFSLEAEAQTQVLSAGLLALERNPTQADQLEACMRAAHSLKGAARIVGVDAGVSVSHVMEDCLVSAQEGRLYLQPEHIDALLQGTDMLMRIATPGSANVGPVDVEAYLLLMKTLLDPSASSARMAPPSQPAAAKPALEEPAPAIGGVEPVVLPVEPEPPVQNKRAATEGGERVLRVTAERLNSLLDLSSKSLVETQRLKPYLASLQRLRRMQGNSQRALDSLGDQLKSVGLSLEAEEALADARRQLAESQQMLTAQIAELDEFGWQAGQRAQVLYDTALACRMRPFADVLGGQARMVRDLGRSLGKQVRLEIEGEKTQVDRDVLEKLEAPLTHLLRNAVDHGIESPEQRVLAGKPAEGLIRLRASHQAGLLVLQLQDDGAGVDLERLRRNIVERKLSPAETAAQLSEEELLTFLFLPGFSLRDKVTEVSGRGVGLDAVQHMVRQLHGAVVLEQEAGQGSRFHLEVPLTLSVVRSLVVEVGGEAYAFPLAHIERMLDLPTEEIVQLEGRQHFWHEGRHVGLVAASQLLQRPAGEHAGDTLKVVVIRERDAVYGLAVERFIGERTLVVLPLDPRLGKVQDISAGALLDDGSVALIVDVEDILRSVDKLLNTGRLERIDRRNRQASEVARKRILVVDDSLTVRELQRKLLLNRGYDVAVAVDGMDGWNVLRAEDFDLLITDIDMPRMDGIELVTLLRRDARLQSLPVMVVSYKDREEDRRRGLDAGADYYLAKASFHDDALLDAVVELIGGAQG, from the coding sequence ATGACCCCCGATCAAATGCGCGATTCGTCGTTGCTCGAACTGTTCAGCCTGGAAGCCGAGGCCCAGACCCAGGTACTCAGTGCCGGGCTGCTGGCACTGGAACGCAATCCGACCCAGGCCGACCAGCTCGAAGCCTGCATGCGCGCCGCCCACTCGCTCAAGGGAGCGGCGCGGATTGTCGGTGTCGATGCCGGAGTCAGCGTGTCCCACGTGATGGAAGATTGCCTGGTCAGTGCCCAGGAGGGGCGGTTGTATCTGCAGCCCGAGCATATCGACGCCCTGCTGCAGGGCACCGACATGCTCATGCGCATTGCCACGCCGGGCAGTGCCAATGTCGGGCCGGTGGATGTCGAAGCCTATCTGCTGTTGATGAAAACCTTGCTCGACCCGTCTGCATCGAGCGCACGCATGGCGCCGCCGAGTCAGCCGGCAGCCGCGAAGCCAGCGCTTGAGGAGCCAGCCCCAGCCATCGGCGGCGTCGAGCCCGTGGTGCTGCCGGTCGAGCCCGAACCGCCGGTGCAGAACAAGCGCGCCGCCACCGAGGGCGGCGAGCGGGTGTTGCGGGTTACCGCCGAACGTTTGAACAGCTTGCTTGACCTGTCGAGCAAGTCCCTGGTCGAGACCCAGCGGCTCAAGCCGTATCTGGCCAGCCTGCAACGCCTGCGGCGGATGCAGGGCAACAGCCAGCGGGCACTGGACAGTCTCGGCGACCAGTTGAAAAGTGTCGGCCTGAGTCTGGAAGCCGAGGAAGCGCTGGCCGACGCGCGGCGCCAGTTGGCCGAGTCGCAACAGATGCTGACCGCGCAGATTGCCGAACTCGACGAATTCGGCTGGCAGGCCGGACAGCGTGCCCAGGTACTTTATGACACGGCCCTGGCCTGCCGCATGCGGCCTTTTGCCGATGTTCTGGGCGGACAGGCACGGATGGTCCGTGATCTTGGGCGTAGCCTGGGCAAGCAGGTGCGGCTGGAGATCGAGGGTGAGAAAACCCAGGTCGATCGCGATGTTCTGGAAAAGCTCGAGGCGCCGCTGACCCACTTGCTGCGCAACGCGGTCGATCACGGTATCGAAAGTCCGGAGCAGCGTGTACTGGCTGGCAAGCCCGCCGAGGGCCTGATTCGTTTGCGCGCCTCGCACCAGGCTGGCCTGCTGGTGCTGCAGTTGCAGGATGACGGCGCTGGCGTCGACCTTGAGCGTCTGCGCCGCAATATCGTCGAACGCAAATTGTCGCCCGCCGAGACCGCCGCGCAGCTCAGCGAGGAAGAACTGCTGACCTTCCTGTTCCTGCCCGGCTTCAGCCTGCGCGACAAGGTCACCGAGGTTTCCGGGCGCGGTGTCGGCCTGGATGCGGTACAGCATATGGTCCGGCAATTGCACGGTGCGGTCGTGCTGGAACAGGAGGCCGGGCAGGGCAGTCGTTTCCATCTGGAGGTGCCGCTGACCCTGTCGGTGGTGCGCAGCCTGGTGGTCGAAGTCGGGGGAGAAGCCTACGCTTTCCCGCTGGCGCATATCGAACGGATGCTCGATCTGCCGACGGAGGAGATCGTGCAACTGGAAGGCCGCCAGCATTTCTGGCACGAGGGGCGGCATGTCGGTCTGGTCGCGGCCAGCCAGTTGCTGCAGCGCCCGGCCGGTGAGCATGCCGGCGACACGCTCAAGGTCGTGGTGATTCGCGAGCGCGACGCGGTCTACGGGCTGGCGGTCGAACGATTCATCGGCGAACGCACCCTGGTGGTGCTGCCGCTCGACCCACGCCTGGGCAAGGTTCAGGACATTTCCGCCGGGGCCTTGCTCGACGACGGCTCGGTGGCGCTGATCGTCGATGTCGAGGACATACTGCGTTCGGTGGACAAGTTGCTCAACACCGGTCGCCTGGAGCGTATCGACCGGCGCAATCGCCAGGCCAGCGAAGTGGCGCGCAAGCGTATCCTGGTGGTCGACGATTCACTGACCGTGCGCGAGTTGCAACGCAAGCTGCTGCTCAATCGCGGTTACGATGTGGCGGTCGCGGTGGATGGCATGGATGGCTGGAATGTTCTGCGTGCCGAGGATTTCGACTTGTTGATCACCGATATTGATATGCCTCGTATGGATGGGATCGAATTGGTCACACTCTTGCGCCGGGATGCCCGCCTGCAGTCACTGCCGGTGATGGTGGTTTCCTATAAGGATCGTGAAGAAGACCGTCGACGTGGACTGGACGCCGGAGCCGACTATTATCTGGCCAAGGCCAGTTTCCATGACGACGCCTTGCTCGATGCGGTGGTGGAACTGATAGGAGGCGCGCAGGGATGA
- a CDS encoding TetR/AcrR family transcriptional regulator, whose amino-acid sequence MDRAIAQKGAAGVASALAESVQYQGRKASRQGSEQRRQDILNAAMRIVVRDGVRGVRHRAVAAEAGVPLSATTYYFKDIDDLLTDTFAQYVERSAAYMAKLWENNEGLLREMVAYGDGSPGSRAQLADDIARLTAEYVQRQLHNRREHLMAEQAFRQEALLNPRLALLVRAHQQILLQGSCQFFQVLGSREPEQDAKVLTAIIGQMEYQGLLDEAEPETEQDRLGILTRYMHLVLASV is encoded by the coding sequence TTGGACCGTGCAATAGCGCAAAAGGGAGCGGCGGGTGTGGCCAGTGCATTGGCTGAAAGCGTTCAGTATCAAGGGCGCAAAGCCAGCCGGCAGGGCAGTGAGCAACGGCGGCAGGACATTCTCAACGCCGCCATGCGGATTGTCGTGCGTGACGGTGTGCGGGGCGTGCGACACCGTGCGGTGGCTGCCGAAGCGGGGGTGCCGCTGTCGGCCACCACCTACTACTTCAAGGATATCGATGACCTGCTGACCGATACCTTTGCCCAGTACGTCGAGCGCAGCGCGGCCTACATGGCCAAATTGTGGGAGAACAACGAAGGCTTGCTGCGCGAGATGGTTGCCTATGGCGATGGCAGCCCGGGTTCGCGGGCTCAGTTGGCCGATGACATCGCCCGGCTGACTGCCGAGTACGTTCAGCGCCAGTTGCACAACCGGCGCGAGCACCTGATGGCCGAGCAGGCGTTTCGTCAGGAAGCCCTGCTCAACCCGCGCCTGGCGCTGCTCGTGCGTGCGCACCAGCAGATTCTCCTGCAGGGCTCCTGCCAATTTTTCCAGGTGCTGGGCTCCCGTGAGCCGGAGCAGGATGCCAAGGTGTTGACGGCGATTATCGGCCAGATGGAATATCAGGGCCTTCTCGACGAAGCGGAACCCGAAACCGAGCAGGACCGGCTCGGGATTCTCACCCGTTACATGCATCTGGTGCTGGCCTCCGTCTAA
- the prfB gene encoding peptide chain release factor 2 (programmed frameshift): MEINPILNSIKDLSERSETIRGYLDYDQKHERLIEVNRELEDPSVWSNPEYAQNLGRERATLAQIVETLDEMSSGLSDASDLLEMAAAEEDQGAVDDVAAEVERLRAILEKLEFRRMFSGEMDQNHAYLDIQAGSGGTEAQDWANILLRMYLRWADKRGFDATIMELSAGEVAGIKGATVHIKGEYAFGWLRTEIGVHRLVRKSPFDSGNRRHTSFSAVFVSPEIDDNIEIDINPSDLRIDTYRSSGAGGQHVNTTDSAVRITHVPTNTVVSCQNERSQHANKDTAMKMLRARLYEQEIQKRNAASQALEDTKSDIGWGHQIRSYVLDASRIKDLRTNIERSDCDKVLDGDIDEYLVASLKQGL; this comes from the exons ATGGAAATCAACCCGATCCTTAACAGTATCAAGGACCTGTCCGAGCGCTCCGAAACTATTCGGGGGTATCTT GACTACGATCAAAAGCATGAGCGCCTGATCGAAGTCAACCGCGAGCTCGAAGACCCAAGCGTCTGGAGCAACCCCGAGTACGCCCAGAACCTGGGCCGCGAGCGTGCCACCCTGGCCCAGATCGTCGAGACCCTGGATGAGATGTCCAGCGGCCTGAGCGATGCCAGTGACCTGCTGGAAATGGCTGCTGCCGAAGAAGATCAGGGCGCTGTCGACGATGTCGCCGCCGAGGTCGAACGCCTGCGCGCAATCCTCGAGAAGCTGGAATTCCGCCGGATGTTCAGCGGCGAAATGGACCAGAACCATGCCTACCTGGACATCCAGGCCGGTTCCGGCGGTACCGAAGCCCAGGACTGGGCCAACATCCTGCTGCGCATGTACCTGCGCTGGGCCGACAAGCGCGGCTTCGATGCGACCATCATGGAACTGTCCGCTGGCGAAGTCGCCGGGATCAAGGGCGCGACCGTGCATATCAAGGGCGAGTACGCCTTTGGCTGGCTGCGCACCGAAATCGGCGTGCACCGCCTGGTGCGCAAGAGCCCGTTCGACTCCGGCAACCGTCGCCACACCTCATTCTCGGCGGTGTTCGTCTCGCCGGAAATCGATGACAACATCGAAATCGACATCAACCCGTCTGACCTGCGGATCGACACCTATCGTTCCTCCGGTGCCGGTGGTCAGCACGTCAACACCACCGACTCGGCGGTACGGATCACCCACGTGCCGACCAACACCGTGGTCAGTTGCCAGAACGAGCGTTCCCAGCACGCGAACAAGGACACCGCGATGAAGATGTTGCGGGCGCGCCTGTACGAGCAGGAAATCCAGAAGCGCAACGCCGCTTCCCAGGCTCTGGAAGACACCAAGTCCGACATCGGCTGGGGACACCAGATCCGCTCCTACGTACTCGATGCCTCGCGGATCAAGGATCTGCGCACCAACATCGAACGCAGCGACTGTGACAAGGTGCTGGACGGCGATATCGACGAATACCTGGTGGCCAGCCTCAAGCAAGGGCTGTAA
- a CDS encoding flavohemoglobin expression-modulating QEGLA motif protein, producing MDEYQQTIRSLSDRIVLAQTPIRVLDAVKWDENIRQGFLKAKGKEMPAVDRDYYTSRPLSFDSGAVKLEFQNIERDITRRLGQFSPVGQIMRRMCREYRMVVRMLEARGTPDFGLISQELYGAASDAFHAGDPTLADLGLMLSDYLNNIDGRGDLKDEPKTLTAKDAVDMLQRRLNKVFGEAEETIRVFESDGIVADAAAGADYIKIRADALFNSRDVRALEVHEGLVHVGTTLNGLNQPICTFLSKGPPSSTVTQEGLAILMEIITFASYPSRLRKLTNRTRAIDMVEQGADFLQVYEFFREQGFEMAESYGNASRVFRGSVPNGLPFTKDLSYLKGFIMVYNYIQLAVRKGKLEQVPLLFCGKTTLEDMRTLRQLVDEGLVVPPKYLPEQFRDMNALSAWMCFSNFLNHLSLDRIEADYSNIL from the coding sequence TTGGACGAATACCAGCAGACGATACGCAGCCTCTCCGACCGCATTGTGCTGGCGCAGACGCCGATTCGCGTGCTCGATGCGGTGAAGTGGGACGAGAACATCCGCCAGGGGTTTCTCAAGGCCAAGGGCAAGGAAATGCCGGCGGTGGACCGTGACTACTACACCTCGCGGCCGCTGTCGTTCGACTCTGGCGCGGTCAAGCTGGAGTTCCAGAACATCGAGCGCGACATCACCCGCCGGTTGGGCCAGTTCAGCCCGGTGGGACAGATCATGCGGCGCATGTGCCGGGAATACCGCATGGTGGTGCGGATGCTCGAGGCGCGCGGCACCCCGGACTTCGGGCTGATCTCCCAGGAACTCTATGGCGCCGCCTCCGATGCGTTCCATGCCGGCGACCCGACCCTGGCAGACCTCGGCCTGATGCTGTCCGACTACCTGAACAATATCGATGGTCGCGGCGACCTCAAGGATGAACCCAAGACCCTGACCGCCAAGGACGCCGTCGATATGCTGCAGCGGCGGCTGAACAAGGTGTTCGGCGAGGCCGAGGAAACCATCCGGGTATTCGAGTCCGATGGCATCGTCGCCGATGCGGCGGCCGGCGCCGACTACATCAAGATCCGCGCCGATGCGTTGTTCAACTCGCGGGATGTGCGGGCGCTGGAAGTGCATGAGGGACTGGTGCACGTTGGTACCACGCTCAACGGCCTGAACCAGCCGATCTGTACCTTTCTGTCCAAGGGCCCGCCCTCGTCGACGGTGACTCAGGAAGGGCTGGCGATCCTGATGGAAATCATCACCTTCGCCTCCTACCCGAGCCGCCTGCGCAAGCTGACCAACCGGACCCGGGCCATCGACATGGTGGAGCAGGGCGCTGACTTTCTTCAGGTGTACGAGTTCTTCCGTGAACAGGGCTTCGAGATGGCCGAGAGCTACGGCAATGCCAGCCGGGTGTTCCGTGGTTCGGTGCCCAATGGGCTGCCGTTCACCAAGGACCTGTCCTACCTCAAGGGCTTCATCATGGTCTACAACTACATCCAGTTGGCCGTGCGCAAGGGCAAGCTCGAACAGGTGCCGTTGCTGTTCTGCGGCAAGACCACCCTGGAGGACATGCGTACCTTGCGCCAGTTGGTGGACGAAGGGCTGGTGGTGCCGCCCAAATACCTGCCGGAGCAGTTCCGCGACATGAATGCGCTGTCGGCCTGGATGTGTTTCAGCAACTTCCTCAATCACCTCAGCCTGGATCGGATCGAGGCGGATTATTCCAATATCCTCTGA